A genome region from Cucurbita pepo subsp. pepo cultivar mu-cu-16 chromosome LG02, ASM280686v2, whole genome shotgun sequence includes the following:
- the LOC111788978 gene encoding GDSL esterase/lipase At4g26790-like → MEKTGSSFIFLAFFLLQTLTKHEATKVPAIIVFGDSSVDSGNNNHISTVLKSNFPPYGRDFDGGKPTGRFSNGKIVTDFISQAFGIKATIPAYLDPSFNITDFVTGVCFASAGTGYDNATSDIFSVIPLWKQLEYYKEYQTKLRDYLGASKGNATIAKSLYLISLGTNDFLENYFLLPRRSSKFSVEEYQSFLVRTAAEFVRKLYKLGARKMSIGGLPPMGCLPLERTSSVVFGGGGECVEKYNGIAKDFNGKLMGLVEMLEKELGGIRIVLSNPFDVLSDMIDHPSYYGFRNSAKACCGTGRFEMGFMCSRLSPFTCDDANKYVFWDAFHPTQKAHSIMANHIVKTYLSIFLST, encoded by the exons atggaaaaaacAGGCTCCTCCTTCATCTTCCTAGCGTTCTTCCTCCTTCAAACACTGACCAAACATGAAGCCACCAAAGTTCCAGCCATCATAGTATTCGGAGATTCCTCTGTAGATTCCGGCAACAACAACCACATCTCCACCGTTCTTAAGAGCAATTTTCCTCCTTATGGCCGTGATTTCGACGGCGGAAAGCCCACCGGAAGATTCTCCAACGGCAAGATCGTTACAGACTTCATCTCTCAAGCTTTTGGAATCAAAGCTACCATCCCAGCCTACTTGGATCCAAGCTTTAATATCACTGATTTCGTCACCGGGGTTTGCTTCGCTTCCGCCGGAACCGGCTATGATAACGCCACTTCTGATATATTT TCGGTGATCCCTCTATGGAAGCAACTCGAGTACTACAAAGAATACCAAACCAAACTCCGAGACTATCTTGGTGCTTCAAAGGGCAACGCCACCATAGCTAAATCTCTCTATCTCATCAGCTTAGGCACCAATGACTTCCTCGAAAACTACTTCCTTCTTCCTCGGCGATCGTCCAAGTTTTCCGTGGAAGAGTACCAGAGTTTTCTAGTGCGAACGGCTGCGGAGTTTGTGCGGAAGCTATACAAGCTCGGGGCGAGGAAGATGTCGATCGGGGGGCTCCCGCCGATGGGGTGTCTTCCATTGGAGAGGACCTCTAGCGTGGTTTTTGGAGGTGGTGGTGAGTGTGTTGAGAAGTACAATGGAATTGCAAAGGATTTCAATGGGAAGTTGATGGGGTTGGTGGAGATGTTGGAGAAGGAATTGGGTGGGATTCGGATTGTGCTTTCGAATCCATTTGATGTTCTTTCCGACATGATTGATCATCCTAGCTACTATG GGTTTAGAAACTCAGCAAAAGCATGCTGTGGAACAGGCAGGTTTGAGATGGGATTCATGTGCTCAAGATTGAGTCCATTTACATGTGATGATGCCAACAAGTACGTGTTTTGGGATGCCTTTCATCCCACACAAAAGGCTCATTCCATTATGGCAAATCATATTGTTAAAACTTATCTATCAATCTTTCTTTCAAcataa
- the LOC111787619 gene encoding uncharacterized protein LOC111787619: MEGIGSRLGRVSSRYGPAATVFNGPVRKWKKKWVLASSSSSGVANQSSSHSQSNAQKLLLCRWTPIPPPTSSEDDGAAAPPDEPPRRKFRYTPIAVLEEQRNAELRNVKDEIRTKEMDQSAAKTATVSNEAQGELNVNEIFKEESQEKGKILNSLHDVGKNNLDLALCLNGQNQDSAGKSS, translated from the exons ATGGAGGGAATTGGATCCAGATTGGGCCGAGTCTCCTCCCGCTACGGTCCGGCCGCTACTGTCTTCAACGGCCCCGTCCGGAAGTGGAAGAAGAAGTGGGTCTTggcttcttcctcctcctccggtGTTGCTAATCAGTCCTCTTCTCACTCCCAATCCAATGCTCAGAAGCTTCTTCTCTGCCGCTGGACTCCGATTCCTCCGCCAACTTCCTCGGAAGATGACGGAGCCGCCGCGCCGCCCGATGAGCCGCCCAGACGGAAGTTCCGTTACACTCCT ATTGCTGTGCTGGAGGAACAGAGAAATGCAGAATTGAGAAATGTTAAAGATGAAATTAGAACAAAAGAAATGGATCAGTCTGCAGCAAAGACGGCTACTGTGAGCAATGAGGCTCAGGGAGAGCTAAATGTCAATGAGATTTTCAAGGAAGAATCTCAG GAAAAGGGCAAGATTCTAAACAGCCTGCATGATGTAGGCAAGAACAATTTAGATTTGGCGTTGTGCTTGAACGGTCAGAACCAAGATTCTGCTGGTAAGAGCTCTTAG
- the LOC111788985 gene encoding indole-3-acetate O-methyltransferase 1-like: protein MAPKGDNVVVSNMKLERMLSMKGGKGEGSYADNSQAQAQHARSMLHLLKETLDGVHLSSMDVPFVVVDLGCSCGSNTIYIVDVIIKHIIKRFEALAVDPPEFTAFFSDLPGNDFNTLFQLLPPLASYGSSMEECLAADNHRSYFAAGVPGSFYRRLFPARSIDVFHSAFSLHWLSQVPESVVDARSTAYNRGRVFIHGANEAAAAAYRKQFQTDLAGFLQARAQELKRSGSMFLVCLGRTSLDPTDQGGAGLLFGTHFQDAWDDLVQEGLISNEKRDSFNIPVYAPSLQDFKEVVEADGSFSINKLEVFKGGSPLVVNQPDDAAEVGRALANSCRSVSGVLVDAHIGDRLGDELFSRVERRATNHAKDLLEKLQFFHIVASLSLA, encoded by the exons ATGGCTCCCAAGGGCGATAACGTGGTCGTTTCGAACATGAAACTCGAGCGAATGTTGAGCATGAAAGGCGGCAAAGGCGAAGGAAGCTATGCCGACAATTCTCAAGCTCAG GCTCAACATGCTAGATCGATGCTTCATCTTCTTAAGGAAACATTGGACGGAGTTCATTTGAGCTCGATGGATGTTCCGTTCGTGGTGGTCGATCTCGGCTGCAGCTGTGGTAGTAACACCATTTACATTGTGGACGTAATCATCAAGCATATTATAAAGCGGTTCGAGGCTTTGGCCGTCGACCCGCCGGAATTCACAGCGTTTTTCTCCGATCTCCCTGGAAATGACTTCAATACCCTCTTCCAGCTACTCCCGCCGTTAGCCTCCTACGGCAGCAGCATGGAGGAGTGCCTGGCAGCTGACAACCACCGTTCCTACTTTGCCGCCGGCGTTCCTGGCTCCTTCTACCGCCGTCTGTTTCCGGCAAGGTCCATCGACGTGTTTCACTCCGCCTTTTCGTTGCATTGGCTCTCTCAG GTACCGGAGAGCGTGGTAGATGCGAGATCGACGGCGTACAACAGAGGGAGGGTGTTCATCCACGGCGCAAATGAGGCGGCGGCGGCCGCATACCGGAAGCAGTTTCAGACGGACCTTGCCGGATTCCTCCAAGCCAGGGCCCAGGAGCTGAAGAGGAGTGGGTCCATGTTCCTTGTCTGCTTGGGTCGTACCTCACTGGACCCCACCGACCAAGGTGGGGCCGGCCTCCTCTTTGGGACCCACTTTCAAGATGCTTGGGATGATCTCGTCCAAGAG GGACTAATAAGCAACGAAAAACGTGATAGTTTCAACATTCCTGTGTACGCACCGAGCTTGCAAGACTTTAAGGAAGTAGTAGAAGCAGATGGTTCGTTTTCCATAAACAAGCTTGAAGTTTTCAAAGGAGGTAGTCCATTAGTAGTGAACCAGCCCGACGATGCTGCAGAGGTTGGTCGAGCTTTAGCCAACAGTTGTCGAAGTGTCTCTGGTGTTCTTGTTGACGCCCATATTGGTGATCGACTCGGGGATGAACTCTTCTCTCGAGTCGAACGTAGAGCTACAAATCATGCTAAAGACCTTCTCGAGAAGCTTCAATTCTTTCATATTGTGGCATCGCTTTCCcttgcataa